One region of Stegostoma tigrinum isolate sSteTig4 chromosome 19, sSteTig4.hap1, whole genome shotgun sequence genomic DNA includes:
- the LOC125461225 gene encoding uncharacterized protein LOC125461225, giving the protein MEAECRRFHGYQFETDDVFQRGLAQLGEAVWCSEERLLEAKIYYYCRFIGPIDLESYKRWLSSQIIDAKNDLAVEEDMTKAFERLLRPTPSDQGQNDKSATIETTNSLPIDQQAENTMDARMHLQNSEEIGGNEHNAFYELTEDSQVKESHENKTVGDITNLSPITTEVNGGSCTLSFAQVLHLVQSGQEIPGIQKWNITSINSAPTVSQMARKLKPWERV; this is encoded by the exons ATGGAGGCCGAGTGCAGGCGGTTTCACGGATATCAGTTCGAGACTGACGACGTGTTCCAGCGAGGTCTGGCCCAGCTCGGGGAGGCAGTGTGGTGTTCTGAGGAGCGGCTTCTCGAGGCCAAGATCTACTATTATTGCAG GTTTATTGGACCTATTGATCTTGAAAGCTACAAACGATGGCTTTCTTCACAAATTATCGATGCCAAGAATGACTTAGCGGTAGAGGAAGATATGACAAAGGCTTTTGAGAGGCTGCTCAGACCGACTCCAAGTGATCAAGGACAAAATGACAAATCAGCAACAATAGAAACCACAAACTCACTGCCCATAGATCAGCAAGCAGAGAATACTATGGATGCAAGAATGCACCTTCAGAATAGTGAAGAGATAGGAGGTAATGAGCACAATGCTTTCTATGAATTAACAGAGGATAGCCAAGTAAAAGAATCCcatgaaaataaaacagttgGTGACATTACAAATCTCTCTCCTATTACCACGGAGGTTAATGGAGGAAGCTGCACCCTTTCTTTTGCTCAAGTACTTCATCTTGTGCAAAGTGGACAAGAAATTCCTGGCATTCAAAAATGGAACATTACATCAATTAATAGTGCACCTACTGTTTCACAAATGGCAAGGAAGCTCAAACCTTGGGAAAGGGTGTGA